One window from the genome of Musa acuminata AAA Group cultivar baxijiao chromosome BXJ1-4, Cavendish_Baxijiao_AAA, whole genome shotgun sequence encodes:
- the LOC103981021 gene encoding nifU-like protein 3, chloroplastic isoform X3, whose product MGMLYAHPQGLGSVAKAAAAVRPFTSSSELLSTSQLAFCKSSFCRGQLDSRRSFRLVSVRGRRRRAVKPVCVLPLTEENVELVLDEVRPSLMADGGNVALHEIDGLVVVLKLQGACGSCPSSTMTLKMGIETRLRDKIPEIEAVEQILDTETGLELNEENVEKVLAEIRPYLAGTGGGLLELVQINDFIVKVRLSGPAAGVMTVRVALTQKLREKIASIAAVQLID is encoded by the exons ATGGGGATGCTCTATGCCCATCCTCAAGGCCTTGGCTCAGTAGCAAAGGCTGCAGCAGCAGTCAGACCATTCACCTCCTCATCTGAACTCCTATCAACTTCCCAGTTAGCCTTCTGTAAG AGTTCCTTCTGCAGAGGACAACTGGATTCACGCCGTTCCTTCCGATTGGTTTCGGTTCGTGGAAGGAGACGCCGAGCAG TTAAGCCAGTCTGTGTTCTGCCATTGACCGAGGAGAACGTCGAGCTGGTTTTGGATGAGGTGAGGCCGAGTTTAATGGCCGATGGAGGGAATGTGGCCCTGCATGAGATCGATGGCCTTGTCGTGGTGTTGAAGCTGCAAGGGGCATGCGGTTCATGCCCAAGCTCAACGATGACATTGAAGATGGGGATAGAGACACGGCTGAGGGATAAAATCCCAGAGATTGAAGCAGTCGAGCAGATCCTAGATACTGAGACTGGACTAGAGCTCAATGAGGAGAATGTTGAGAAG GTTCTTGCAGAGATAAGACCATATCTTGCTGGCACTGGTGGTGGCTTGCTGGAGCTTGTTCAAATTAATGACTTCATCGTAAAAGTTCGATTAAGTGGACCTGCAGCTGGGGTAATGACAGTCCGCGTAGCTCTAACGcagaaattaagagaaaaaatagCTTCAATTGCAGCTGTTCAGCTAATTGATTAG
- the LOC135644877 gene encoding uncharacterized protein LOC135644877, with amino-acid sequence MVHLRSTRIAIVLLLSLIALEDYAALARRDIVAYCKSHEELGGETTTIVGTSRKKWLRGRMMVVAEVKAARSTANTGNAKTSSSESLESSITEETSINVTPNCKNEASDSQSKPKAFEASSGHASLGSSAGSKLSATTWPHDSFQSTRKQNLREATTEIFKMLNRDYHNRPRRHPPVHN; translated from the exons ATGGTGCACTTGAGGTCTACAAGAATTGCCATTGTGCTTTTGCTGTCTCTGATTGCTTTGGAGGACTATGCTGCCCTTGCTCGAAGAG ATATTGTAGCTTATTGCAAGAGTCATGAG GAACTTGGTGGCGAAACCACAACTATTGTTGGTACCAGTAGAAAGAAATGGCTCAGAGGAAGAATGATGGTGGTGGCGGAGGTGAAGGCAGCAAGAAGCACAGCAAACACAG GGAATGCAAAGACCTCCTCGAgtgaatcacttgaatcatcaATCACAGAG GAAACCAGCATCAATGTCACCCCCAACTGCAAAAATGAAGCAAGTGATTCACAGAGCAAACCCAAAGCATTCGAGGCCTCATCTGGCCATGCAAGCTTGGGTTCCTCAGCAGGATCAAAGCTTTCTGCTACCACTTGGCCACATGATTCATTTCAGAGCACTCGGAAACAAAACCTCCGAGAGGCCACTACTGAAATCTTCAAGATGCTGAACAGGGACTACCATAACAGGCCGCGCCGCCATCCACCAGTACACAATTAG
- the LOC135582778 gene encoding uncharacterized protein LOC135582778 produces MLQRQPSLPPPMLQPQPPVTKHSRTHLSDLKSQIAKRLGHERANNYFSYLNGLLSQKLSNREFNKLCILTLGHENLPLHNQLIRSILQNACQEKAPPVNYGKFAQRSTVIMSKTSPQVDDGLDFSQARTQSGNWSNGDILPRSPCKFKSGIDNHSIYDHPGPLRPNGKVEVGFRENGVMNSCNLKRPLQRQQDGPCKLPTKRTRIEEPSLHAQGSVHNKVLSEAVLLEHVEDVDCRGSLDSHRHPLRAPLGIPFSLTSIGKARRTLLSAGTSINDGFCRNYDCSELYHTEVLKKRMDKMAQAQGLEGVTMDCANLLNNGLDAYLKRLIKSCVDLVGAGTEHVSTKRAVPSLLPYAKPINGVWARSNIQRQGSVGPLIGTHMLHLKDFRVAMELNPQQLGGDWSLLLEKICVDSFEE; encoded by the coding sequence ATGCTGCAGCGGCAACCATCGCTGCCACCACCGATGTTGCAGCCACAGCCACCGGTGACGAAGCATTCCCGTACCCACCTTAGTGACTTAAAATCACAGATAGCAAAGCGGCTGGGCCATGAGCGAGCAAATAACTACTTCAGCTATCTGAATGGTTTACTGTCACAGAAGCTAAGCAACCGTGAGTTCAACAAGCTTTGCATTTTGACACTCGGTCATGAGAATCTTCCCTTGCATAATCAGCTGATCCGGTCGATCCTTCAAAATGCCTGTCAAGAAAAGGCTCCTCCAGTCAATTATGGCAAATTTGCACAAAGGTCAACTGTTATTATGTCAAAGACATCTCCTCAAGTAGATGATGGACTTGATTTTTCACAAGCCCGGACACAGTCAGGAAATTGGTCCAATGGGGATATCTTGCCACGGTCACCATGCAAGTTTAAGAGTGGTATTGATAATCACAGTATCTATGACCACCCTGGTCCTCTTCGACCAAATGGGAAGGTGGAGGTTGGTTTCCGTGAGAATGGTGTCATGAACTCATGTAATTTGAAGAGACCATTGCAGCGACAGCAGGATGGACCTTGCAAGTTGCCAACAAAGAGAACAAGGATCGAGGAACCATCACTGCATGCCCAGGGCTCTGTACATAACAAGGTTCTTTCTGAAGCAGTTCTCCTAGAACATGTGGAGGATGTGGACTGTAGGGGTAGTTTAGACTCCCATAGACATCCGCTTCGGGCTCCACTTGGAATTCCTTTCTCTTTGACGAGCATTGGCAAGGCAAGAAGGACACTTCTCTCGGCTGGTACCAGTATCAACGATGGCTTTTGCAGGAATTATGATTGTAGCGAACTGTACCATACTGAGGTATTGAAGAAACGAATGGATAAAATGGCTCAAGCACAGGGCTTAGAAGGAGTAACAATGGACTGTGCCAACTTGCTAAACAATGGGTTAGATGCGTATTTGAAGAGGTTGATTAAATCATGCGTTGATCTAGTAGGAGCAGGAACAGAGCATGTATCAACAAAACGGGCAGTTCCCAGTCTTCTGCCTTATGCAAAGCCCATTAATGGTGTTTGGGCAAGAAGTAACATCCAAAGGCAAGGTAGTGTTGGACCTTTGATAGGCACACATATGTTACATTTGAAGGATTTTAGGGTAGCAATGGAGCTAAATCCACAGCAACTTGGGGGCGATTggtccttgcttcttgaaaaaatATGCGTTGACTCGTTTGAGGAATAG
- the LOC103981021 gene encoding nifU-like protein 3, chloroplastic isoform X4, with product MGMLYAHPQGLGSVAKAAAAVRPFTSSSELLSTSQLAFCKSSFCRGQLDSRRSFRLVSVRGRRRRAVCVLPLTEENVELVLDEVRPSLMADGGNVALHEIDGLVVVLKLQGACGSCPSSTMTLKMGIETRLRDKIPEIEAVEQILDTETGLELNEENVEKVLAEIRPYLAGTGGGLLELVQINDFIVKVRLSGPAAGVMTVRVALTQKLREKIASIAAVQLID from the exons ATGGGGATGCTCTATGCCCATCCTCAAGGCCTTGGCTCAGTAGCAAAGGCTGCAGCAGCAGTCAGACCATTCACCTCCTCATCTGAACTCCTATCAACTTCCCAGTTAGCCTTCTGTAAG AGTTCCTTCTGCAGAGGACAACTGGATTCACGCCGTTCCTTCCGATTGGTTTCGGTTCGTGGAAGGAGACGCCGAGCAG TCTGTGTTCTGCCATTGACCGAGGAGAACGTCGAGCTGGTTTTGGATGAGGTGAGGCCGAGTTTAATGGCCGATGGAGGGAATGTGGCCCTGCATGAGATCGATGGCCTTGTCGTGGTGTTGAAGCTGCAAGGGGCATGCGGTTCATGCCCAAGCTCAACGATGACATTGAAGATGGGGATAGAGACACGGCTGAGGGATAAAATCCCAGAGATTGAAGCAGTCGAGCAGATCCTAGATACTGAGACTGGACTAGAGCTCAATGAGGAGAATGTTGAGAAG GTTCTTGCAGAGATAAGACCATATCTTGCTGGCACTGGTGGTGGCTTGCTGGAGCTTGTTCAAATTAATGACTTCATCGTAAAAGTTCGATTAAGTGGACCTGCAGCTGGGGTAATGACAGTCCGCGTAGCTCTAACGcagaaattaagagaaaaaatagCTTCAATTGCAGCTGTTCAGCTAATTGATTAG
- the LOC103981021 gene encoding nifU-like protein 3, chloroplastic isoform X2: MGMLYAHPQGLGSVAKAAAAVRPFTSSSELLSTSQLAFCKSSRQSSFCRGQLDSRRSFRLVSVRGRRRRAVCVLPLTEENVELVLDEVRPSLMADGGNVALHEIDGLVVVLKLQGACGSCPSSTMTLKMGIETRLRDKIPEIEAVEQILDTETGLELNEENVEKVLAEIRPYLAGTGGGLLELVQINDFIVKVRLSGPAAGVMTVRVALTQKLREKIASIAAVQLID, from the exons ATGGGGATGCTCTATGCCCATCCTCAAGGCCTTGGCTCAGTAGCAAAGGCTGCAGCAGCAGTCAGACCATTCACCTCCTCATCTGAACTCCTATCAACTTCCCAGTTAGCCTTCTGTAAG TCATCAAGACAGAGTTCCTTCTGCAGAGGACAACTGGATTCACGCCGTTCCTTCCGATTGGTTTCGGTTCGTGGAAGGAGACGCCGAGCAG TCTGTGTTCTGCCATTGACCGAGGAGAACGTCGAGCTGGTTTTGGATGAGGTGAGGCCGAGTTTAATGGCCGATGGAGGGAATGTGGCCCTGCATGAGATCGATGGCCTTGTCGTGGTGTTGAAGCTGCAAGGGGCATGCGGTTCATGCCCAAGCTCAACGATGACATTGAAGATGGGGATAGAGACACGGCTGAGGGATAAAATCCCAGAGATTGAAGCAGTCGAGCAGATCCTAGATACTGAGACTGGACTAGAGCTCAATGAGGAGAATGTTGAGAAG GTTCTTGCAGAGATAAGACCATATCTTGCTGGCACTGGTGGTGGCTTGCTGGAGCTTGTTCAAATTAATGACTTCATCGTAAAAGTTCGATTAAGTGGACCTGCAGCTGGGGTAATGACAGTCCGCGTAGCTCTAACGcagaaattaagagaaaaaatagCTTCAATTGCAGCTGTTCAGCTAATTGATTAG
- the LOC103981021 gene encoding nifU-like protein 3, chloroplastic isoform X1: MGMLYAHPQGLGSVAKAAAAVRPFTSSSELLSTSQLAFCKSSRQSSFCRGQLDSRRSFRLVSVRGRRRRAVKPVCVLPLTEENVELVLDEVRPSLMADGGNVALHEIDGLVVVLKLQGACGSCPSSTMTLKMGIETRLRDKIPEIEAVEQILDTETGLELNEENVEKVLAEIRPYLAGTGGGLLELVQINDFIVKVRLSGPAAGVMTVRVALTQKLREKIASIAAVQLID, from the exons ATGGGGATGCTCTATGCCCATCCTCAAGGCCTTGGCTCAGTAGCAAAGGCTGCAGCAGCAGTCAGACCATTCACCTCCTCATCTGAACTCCTATCAACTTCCCAGTTAGCCTTCTGTAAG TCATCAAGACAGAGTTCCTTCTGCAGAGGACAACTGGATTCACGCCGTTCCTTCCGATTGGTTTCGGTTCGTGGAAGGAGACGCCGAGCAG TTAAGCCAGTCTGTGTTCTGCCATTGACCGAGGAGAACGTCGAGCTGGTTTTGGATGAGGTGAGGCCGAGTTTAATGGCCGATGGAGGGAATGTGGCCCTGCATGAGATCGATGGCCTTGTCGTGGTGTTGAAGCTGCAAGGGGCATGCGGTTCATGCCCAAGCTCAACGATGACATTGAAGATGGGGATAGAGACACGGCTGAGGGATAAAATCCCAGAGATTGAAGCAGTCGAGCAGATCCTAGATACTGAGACTGGACTAGAGCTCAATGAGGAGAATGTTGAGAAG GTTCTTGCAGAGATAAGACCATATCTTGCTGGCACTGGTGGTGGCTTGCTGGAGCTTGTTCAAATTAATGACTTCATCGTAAAAGTTCGATTAAGTGGACCTGCAGCTGGGGTAATGACAGTCCGCGTAGCTCTAACGcagaaattaagagaaaaaatagCTTCAATTGCAGCTGTTCAGCTAATTGATTAG